One region of Ornithinibacter aureus genomic DNA includes:
- a CDS encoding cold-shock protein, giving the protein MTEGTVRWFDADRGFGFIALGEDTDDLYVHATEIVSSDGVRVLREGQVVEFEVGEGDRGPQARRVRVTADHAADAPLGVLGTVAWYEPTKGYGFVTPDGEEGQVFVHASAIVGGGVVTEGQRVAFLVVEGEKGLQADPLLPLGAQAAHASQPAGASGRAEQSDGADGTVTWYDTDKGFGFITPDGGGQDVFAHVRDLGTGLFELEEGDRVTFDLVDSEKGPQARDVRLAGGAPRRGAGSTRPPARGRSDQRRPSSTPTRGGEGVIVRYDPDRGFGFIAPDAGGDDLFVHVSVIRGSDHLYQGDRVRFQVRQSDRGPQADRVELI; this is encoded by the coding sequence GTGACCGAGGGAACCGTTCGCTGGTTCGATGCCGACCGGGGCTTCGGCTTCATCGCGCTGGGTGAGGACACCGACGACCTGTACGTCCACGCCACCGAGATCGTCAGCAGCGACGGGGTGCGCGTGCTGCGCGAGGGGCAGGTCGTCGAGTTCGAGGTCGGTGAGGGTGACCGCGGTCCGCAGGCACGCCGCGTCCGGGTCACGGCCGACCACGCCGCCGATGCGCCGCTGGGCGTGCTCGGCACGGTCGCCTGGTACGAACCGACCAAGGGCTACGGGTTCGTCACGCCCGACGGCGAAGAGGGCCAGGTGTTCGTCCACGCATCGGCCATCGTCGGTGGCGGCGTCGTGACGGAGGGCCAGCGCGTGGCGTTCCTCGTCGTCGAGGGGGAGAAGGGGCTGCAAGCCGATCCACTGCTGCCCCTGGGGGCGCAGGCAGCCCACGCCTCCCAGCCCGCCGGGGCGTCAGGTCGGGCAGAGCAGTCGGACGGCGCTGACGGCACCGTGACCTGGTACGACACGGACAAGGGCTTCGGGTTCATCACGCCTGATGGCGGCGGCCAGGACGTCTTTGCGCACGTGAGGGACCTCGGCACCGGGCTCTTCGAGCTGGAGGAAGGCGACCGGGTGACGTTCGACCTCGTCGACAGCGAGAAGGGCCCGCAGGCTCGCGACGTCCGTCTGGCCGGCGGCGCACCGCGTCGGGGCGCTGGCTCCACCAGGCCGCCAGCACGTGGAAGGTCGGATCAGCGACGTCCCTCGAGCACCCCCACGCGCGGTGGCGAGGGTGTCATCGTGCGCTACGACCCTGACCGCGGGTTCGGTTTCATCGCTCCCGACGCCGGAGGTGACGACCTGTTCGTGCACGTGTCGGTCATCCGCGGCTCCGACCACCTGTACCAGGGCGATCGGGTCCGCTTCCAGGTGCGTCAGAGCGACCGGGGCCCGCAGGCCGACCGCGTCGAACTGATCTGA
- a CDS encoding siderophore-interacting protein, whose translation MSAGAKVLSMATRRLARTSDAATPLVREDVPQFVATVVEVADLGGGMRRVTCEAPGLRDFVTCGPDEYVGLVMPAAGRPLVMPDPDAVDMRASVAAIAAVDRPALRWYTIREHDPLRGRIDIDIMTHGDTGPGSAWTCRVRPGDPVGLRASGALYRGLEVTGRQVLVADESAVPSVAAILESWGGPGDAADQGVEVHVEVADVSVLRAYELGDARVYVRSGRPGSAVVPGLAGALAAGGGPVRYAWACGEAALAAGARRVLREAGVDRGSIYSCGYWTLGKPRP comes from the coding sequence ATGAGTGCCGGTGCCAAGGTCCTGTCGATGGCCACCCGACGGCTTGCGCGCACGTCGGATGCCGCCACGCCTCTCGTGCGCGAGGACGTGCCGCAGTTCGTGGCCACGGTCGTCGAGGTGGCCGACCTCGGCGGCGGGATGCGCCGGGTAACGTGTGAGGCACCGGGGTTGCGCGACTTCGTGACGTGTGGGCCCGACGAGTACGTGGGGTTGGTGATGCCCGCGGCTGGTCGGCCGCTCGTCATGCCCGACCCGGATGCCGTCGACATGCGTGCTTCGGTCGCCGCGATCGCGGCTGTGGACCGGCCGGCGCTGCGCTGGTACACGATCCGCGAGCACGACCCGCTGCGTGGGCGGATCGACATCGACATCATGACCCACGGGGACACGGGGCCCGGGTCGGCGTGGACCTGCCGGGTTCGGCCGGGCGACCCCGTGGGGTTGCGCGCCAGCGGTGCCCTCTACCGCGGGCTGGAGGTGACCGGCCGCCAGGTGCTCGTCGCCGACGAGAGCGCGGTGCCGTCGGTGGCGGCGATCCTCGAGTCGTGGGGCGGGCCCGGTGACGCAGCCGACCAGGGCGTGGAGGTGCACGTCGAGGTGGCCGACGTGTCCGTGCTGCGGGCGTACGAGCTGGGGGATGCGCGGGTGTACGTGCGTTCCGGGCGCCCGGGGAGTGCCGTGGTGCCGGGGCTGGCTGGTGCTCTTGCTGCCGGGGGAGGGCCGGTGCGGTACGCGTGGGCCTGCGGTGAGGCGGCTCTGGCTGCCGGGGCGCGGCGCGTGCTGCGCGAGGCCGGGGTCGACCGGGGCAGCATCTACTCGTGCGGGTACTGGACCCTGGGCAAGCCGCGCCCCTGA